Within Saccharomyces paradoxus chromosome X, complete sequence, the genomic segment GAAAACAAAGGATATGTTTTACAAAGAATTTTACTCATACCTGGTAGTCTATATATGTTCtctccattttttttggatttttcttatttttatgttaTATAGTCTACAGGTGATCGTAGAGCCATTTTTTCACAATGTAAGACATATTTATCACCATGCCTGTAAAATCATTGGATACATTAATCATTGGGAGGATATCTGCTCTCGTGTGAGAATTGAGAACCTTTCTCAAAAAGGAttttttgacttttttcAGCCTTTTTGTTGGCACCGGAACGAGAACGAAATGTCGTCGAGAATATCATGCCTGGTGTTCGTCAAAAATTGTAAACAACATGTCTTACGGCTAGTTTCATTCCGCATCAATTAATAGTCTTACGGCTAGTTTCATTCCGCATCAATTAATAGTCTTACTTAGAAAAATTACATGGCCTCCgtaaagattttttttaagttcAAACGAGTCTGACAGTTTTCATATATTGTTGGCACCACCGACACAATCCGAACAGTAACGTCGTTTTACGCATAACGGATACCTTGCCTGACAATCTAGTTGTTGCTCCTTCATCGCTTAACAGCTACGGTTCTTAAAATCATGGCAATAtcatattgttttttttagcttGAAGATTAATCTGGGAGAATGTTTTAAGTAGATTACGTAGTTAAACAATTATATTTTGCGACGTCATACGGAACACGCCTTCCCCTGCATTATTTTTCCGCGTTATTCCGTGCACCCTTTTCTTAGCCGGTTCCTGCGACAAAGACCCTGTTTTTACTTGCTTATAATCTATGGTCTTGAAAAACTGCAGACTCCTCCCAATTGACAAAACTCTCTCCTCATCCTCATCCTCTACTGCCCCTCTTATTCATATAATCCAGTTTTTAGTTCCCTTGTTTTCGACACACTTTACTAATAATAGTGCCTTCACTGTCGGCCATGGTGCATTATTTCCACACTAAAAAATAATCCGACGATAACTCCTTCCTGTTTGATCAGCCTCTTATCGTTCGTAAACGACGTAACATGGCGGAAGACAAACAAACTTGTTgaacagaagaagatctGGCGGTAATTGATTCCCGATATGAGCGAATATAAAAGCTTCATCTTTCCTGACTTGTACTAAGTTTTCCTTGCCCAATTGAAGGGGACAACGAAACAATCTATCAAGCAAAGCAAAAATGGCGACTTATGACATCGATGTTAACGAAGGAATGAACAAGTCCCTAGCTGACTTGGTAGCACCATGGCGCCCAAAGCCACTTAAAAATTACTGCATAAGTAACACCAATTTGATAGACGTGGTAAGTGGTGCCACTCTCGCCGGAGCTTATATTTTCATAGAAAACGGTATGATTTCTAAGGTTGAATTTGGCTCTGAAAAACCAGTAACCGTTGATGAAGGCGcctttgaaattattgacGGTATTGGTAAATTTGTCACTCCAGGTTTGATTGACAGTCATGTCCACGTCGCGTCAGTTGCAGGAGAAGCCGATTTGAGCAAGTTGATGTTGATACCAAAGTCAGTCACATTGCTCAGAATAAGATATACCTTAGAAGCCACTTTGGCAAGAGGTTTCACAACGGTGAGAGACTGTGGAGGTGCAGAAGGCTTTTTGAAAGCAGAGATACGTCAGGGATCCCTGAAGGGCCCCAGATTAATTACTTGTGGGCATGCCATTTCACAAACTGGTGGCCATGGCGATCTGAGACCTGGTGCCTTACCTGCTAGTGCCTTTGACAGCTGTTCATGCCACTACGGTCAAGTTGGTGTTGTAGCGGATGGTGTTCCTGAATGTTATAAAGTGGCTAGAGAAGAATTTAGAAGGGGTGCAGACTTTATTAAGTTTATGGGTGGTGGAGGTGTAGCATCTCCAACTGACAAAATATCAAACAACCAGTTTTGTGACGATGAAATAAAAGCACTGGTGGATGTCGCAAACAGTTACCATACATACGTAACAGCACATGCCTACACTCCAGAAGCTATAGAAAAATGTATCAAATTAGGTGTTAAGGGTATCGAGCACGGAAATTTATTAGATGAACGCACTGCAGAGCTTATGGCAGAATCGGGTTGCTACTTGACACCAACCCTAGTGACCTACAAAGTGATGGGCTCCGATCAATTTAGCGCATTCTTGGGACCTGAAAATAGTAGGAAAAATACAGAGGTGCTTTACAAAGGAATTGATGCAATTAAAATTGCTCAGAgcaaaaaagttaaaatttGTTTTGGATCAGATTTATTAGGTCCTTTATATGGTTACCAAACACAAGAATTTTGCATTAGAGGGAAAGTTCAAACAGCCCAAGAAATTTTACTTTCGGCCACTGTTACTCCTGCAGAGATGAACGGATTAGGCGATAAATTGGGACAGATTAAACCGGGATTCATTGCTGACctattgatgatgaaatcaaaTCCTCTGGACGATATTACAGTTTTGGATGAACCCGAGAGTAACATACTTTTTGTAATGAAAGAAGGAAGGATATACTGATAGGGACATTGTTGTATTTAAATttaactttatttttgtattcataagcctttttttgtaatataataagagaatttttgatttgtaGATCTTAATGTAAATATTACTGCCTTAAAACAAAATCTTGGCCGCATAAGATATGAGGTTTTGACTTTATATTCTTCCTCGTCTTATTAAcctttttgaactttttaCTTCGTTGAGCCTTTTTACTTCGTTGAGCAGTGTGAATCATTAATGGACTTATCTGATAGTGGAGGCAATGTTGACAGCGCCGTTATTATCACAGTCAACAGTAAAAGTAAATATCTAGGTAAAGTATTCCAAATTTTAGCAAATTTGAAAGGCtgacaaaaagaaaagaaaatattttcttaataTTACAGAATATGAACTAAAGTTTGGTATTATGTGtgcaaatttttgaattaacTAAATATAAACCACCTTGTAGGATTGTTATTATGTTTCATGACTACCACCATTTATCATAACCGAATGTCTCACCTTTCTTTAAGGTatagaattttttataatCATTATCATACGTTCTTTTCCAAACGTTGTTTCCCCACCAGCTGAGTTTACCACCTGGATATTGTACACACAGAAATATGATAACGACAGAGATTGCCACGCCTGCTTCAACACCAGCCCCCATGACAAAATTATACTTATTGAACCAAGCTCTCCATCTTTTCCTTATAAAGTTTAGGCAGAATGACATTGCGAAAAATAATGAGTAGTTATAAGGTGTGCTTGGGGGGATATTACCTGGGCCTGTGAAAAATACGGGAGTGTGAATGTGCTTAGCGAATTTAAAGTTAGGGAATTTCCATTGAATGGCATAAACCACTAGTGGAAATAGCAAACCAATCAAGAAGAACCACATTAGCGGACTATAAATACGCCCTGATGAGAAAAGATACTTTGGCAAAGACCAGATGATAGAGGCGTTGAAAACTGTGCGACCATTTGCACAAGTGAACCCGTTTGGCTGATCAGTGGTACACAAGCCATCGATATTATGCATCATCCATTCCTGTACACCAACGTTAACCATACCAGATATGATAGTGGCATAAATTTGAATGGCAAAAATCAGACGGGGGGAAACTTTCATGTACATAGccaatttcaaatctcTACTCAGATTTAAACCTTGTCTCATGACGATGAATCCGTATAGTTTGAATAACAAGTTTGCCATTGGTCTTAAAGGCAGCATATAACCACAAATCAATTCTGTGATAATATTCAAACCAACGTGTTGATTAGTCATTGCTTCCAATATACCTTGTGGAATGAAATTTACAAGGGAAATTAATATGGCAATAACAAATGCCCAGGCTGGGAACTTAGTATCGAAGCAGCATACTGCCACAAACCCTAAACCGATCATGACAATTTGCAAGAGCAAATACCACCAATCGGGACAGTCCTTGTAGTTTTTTGAGTAGATTCTCATGTGAATGTCGGTACCACCATTTTTACGGTCTTTAAACTTGGCGACAATATCTTTACCATGGTATAAGAAGCAGTGAACAAAAACAGCGATAACAGCGGCAAAATTCAAGGCATACGACAAAAGATAGGAAAATGGAACAAATACTGGTGAGTATTCTTTATATTTCTCGAGATTAATGGAGTAATCCTCGTTAAGAATCTTCGTTACgttgtatttgttttgaGCGTTGTCATAAGTGGAACCTGAAATGACAGGCATGTATTTGGCATACCAGGTGTTGGTGAAATAGAGGCATGGTAGGACTATGACAAAGAATATTAACACTGATGCATAGGTGTTGGCAGAGACGTAGAATGGTGTAGCGAATACGGAGCCGGACATGGCTTGGGAAACTTGCGTGTAGTCGAATGTGATTGGCAACGCACCGAGCCCACTTTGAGTACCGAAGATTGTGTTAGCAATGAAATTGTGTCTTGTCTTCGACCCCCATAAAACGACGTTGAAATAGGACAGGCCAGTGAAGAGGAATCCTGGTACCCAATACCAGACGAAGGATCCGATAAGAAcaatcaagaaaaaccTGTAACGGGGCATCGTCCAACCGTTTG encodes:
- a CDS encoding uncharacterized protein (similar to YJL213W), yielding MATYDIDVNEGMNKSLADLVAPWRPKPLKNYCISNTNLIDVVSGATLAGAYIFIENGMISKVEFGSEKPVTVDEGAFEIIDGIGKFVTPGLIDSHVHVASVAGEADLSKLMLIPKSVTLLRIRYTLEATLARGFTTVRDCGGAEGFLKAEIRQGSLKGPRLITCGHAISQTGGHGDLRPGALPASAFDSCSCHYGQVGVVADGVPECYKVAREEFRRGADFIKFMGGGGVASPTDKISNNQFCDDEIKALVDVANSYHTYVTAHAYTPEAIEKCIKLGVKGIEHGNLLDERTAELMAESGCYLTPTLVTYKVMGSDQFSAFLGPENSRKNTEVLYKGIDAIKIAQSKKVKICFGSDLLGPLYGYQTQEFCIRGKVQTAQEILLSATVTPAEMNGLGDKLGQIKPGFIADLLMMKSNPLDDITVLDEPESNILFVMKEGRIY
- the OPT1 gene encoding oligopeptide transporter OPT1 (Proton-coupled oligopeptide transporter of the plasma membrane~similar to YJL212C); amino-acid sequence: MSTIYRESDPAESEPSPSPTTIPIQINMEEEKKDVFVKNIDEDINNFTATTDEEDRDPESQKFDRHSIQEEGLVWKGDPTYLPNSPYPEVRSAVSIEDDPTIRLNHWRTWFLTTIFVVVFAGVNQFFSLRYPSLEINFLVAQVVCYPIGRVLALLPDWKCPKVPFFDLNPGPFTKKEHAVVTIAVALTSSTAYAMYILNAQGSFYNMKLNVGYQFLLVWTSQMIGYGAAGLTRRWVVNPASSIWPQTLISVSLFDSLHSRKVEKTVANGWTMPRYRFFLIVLIGSFVWYWVPGFLFTGLSYFNVVLWGSKTRHNFIANTIFGTQSGLGALPITFDYTQVSQAMSGSVFATPFYVSANTYASVLIFFVIVLPCLYFTNTWYAKYMPVISGSTYDNAQNKYNVTKILNEDYSINLEKYKEYSPVFVPFSYLLSYALNFAAVIAVFVHCFLYHGKDIVAKFKDRKNGGTDIHMRIYSKNYKDCPDWWYLLLQIVMIGLGFVAVCCFDTKFPAWAFVIAILISLVNFIPQGILEAMTNQHVGLNIITELICGYMLPLRPMANLLFKLYGFIVMRQGLNLSRDLKLAMYMKVSPRLIFAIQIYATIISGMVNVGVQEWMMHNIDGLCTTDQPNGFTCANGRTVFNASIIWSLPKYLFSSGRIYSPLMWFFLIGLLFPLVVYAIQWKFPNFKFAKHIHTPVFFTGPGNIPPSTPYNYSLFFAMSFCLNFIRKRWRAWFNKYNFVMGAGVEAGVAISVVIIFLCVQYPGGKLSWWGNNVWKRTYDNDYKKFYTLKKGETFGYDKWW